From one Gracilinanus agilis isolate LMUSP501 chromosome 5, AgileGrace, whole genome shotgun sequence genomic stretch:
- the DNAL4 gene encoding dynein axonemal light chain 4: MGEEGKKDDADYKRLQTFPLIRHSDMPEEMRVETMELCVTACEKYSNNNESAAKMIKETMDKKFGSSWHVVIGEGFGFEITHEVKNLLYLYFGGTLAVCVWKCS; this comes from the exons atgggagaagaagggaagaaagacgATGCAGATTATAAGAGACTACAAACCTTCCCTCTGATCAGA CACTCAGACATGCCAGAGGAGATGAGAGTGGAGACCATGGAGTTATGTGTCACCGCCTGTGAGAAATACTCCAACAACAACGAG AGTGCTGCCAAGATGATCAAGGAGACCATGGACAAGAAGTTTGGTTCATCCTGGCACGTGGTGATTGGTGAAGGCTTCGGCTTTGAGATTACCCACGAGGTGAAGAATCTGCTGTACCTATACTTTGGGGGCACCCTGGCCGTGTGTGTCTGGAAATGCTCCTGA